DNA from Gammaproteobacteria bacterium:
GGCGGCCGCAATGGCGATTGTCATCCTGCTGCTCGCCGGCGCGGCGGTGGGCGATGTGCTCATTCGCGGTGCCGAGCGGTTCCATTCGGTCACCGAATTTCTGGATGTCGCCTCCAGCGGCCGCACGCAACTGTGGCGGCAGGCGCTGCAATCCCCGCCCGCGAATATCTGGCTCGGCGTGGGCCTTGGCACCTTGAAACGGGAAACGGGCAGTGAAGTACTGCAGCTGAAATTCGGCGATCAATCCGGCACCGTCAAACACCTGCATAATTTCCTCCTGGACTGCTGGTACGAAACCGGGTTCGTCGGCGCGGGCGCATTATTGCTCTGGCTCGGGACGCTCGGTTACGCGGCCCTGCGCCGGCTGCGGACTGCGGACGGCGCGGCCCGATCCCGGGTGGCGGTTTTGCTTTCCGCCGCCGCCGCCATCCTTGTCGATGCCTCGTTGACGCATTCGTACGGCTCCAAGCAATTCGCCACTTATTTATTCCTGTTTCTCGTCCTCGCCGCCACCGACACGCCGCGCATCAACCCCAATACATTCAGAGCATGACTGCTTCGAACCGCGTGCTGATCATCAAACTGGGCGCGCTGGGTGATGTCATCATGGCCACGGCGTTCCTGGATCGCATACGTGCCGCCCATGCCGGCGATGAAATCGACGTGCTGACGTCGCCGCCGTACGCGGATATTTTCCGGCGCTTTGAGGGGCTGCGGGTCAGGGCCGTCCCGCGTCATGGCCTGTTGAATGCGTTGCGCACCGTCTTCTGGATGCGGGGCCGCCGCTTCCGGCGTCTCTATGATCTGCAATCGAGCGATCGCACGGCAATTCTATGCGCCTTGAGCGGCGTGCCGGAGCGGGTCGGCAACCTGCCGCATTATCCCTACACGCATCATCCCGCGGATCGCTACACCGGTCAGTGTCACATCTTCGAACGCATGCAGGCCGTGCTGGCTGCCGCCGGCCTGCCGGCGGATGATCGGCGGCCGTCGCTGCCCTGCCTGCCCGCGGAGCGCGATCACGTCCGCCAGTGGCTCAGGGATCACCGGCTTTTGGGACGGTCCTACGCGGTGATGCACGCCGGTTCGAGTCCGCAATGGCCGGCCAAACGCTGGCCGTATTACCCCGCGCTGGCCTACGCCCTCTCCCGGCGCGGCATCGAGACCGTGTGGGCGGGCGCGCGGCCGGATGCCGCCCTGAACACCCAATTGACGGCGCAGACCGGTGTCGACGCGACGAATGAATTCAATTTTGCCGAACTGGCCGAATTGGGGCGGCAGGCGCGCTTCGCGGTGACCAACGACTCCGGTCCGATGCACATCCTGGCCGCCGCCGGCATTCCGGTGTACGCCTTCTTCGGCCCGACGTCATGGTGGCGCAGTCACGCGGTCGGCCAGCGCGGGCGCGTGCTGTACAACCCGTCACCGTGCCAGGCCTGCGGCCGCGCCGATCGCGCCACCGCCGTGGACCACACCTGTCTCCCGGGCATCATGGTGGATGAGGTGCTGCAGCGCCTGCAGCAGGAAAAATTGTGTCCAGAGGTTTCCTAGAGCGAGCCGAGCAGTCGTTGGTAGAGATCCAGATAAGCGGTGACGATCGCCTCGCGGCCATGTTTGAGCGCGAGCGTTTTGTGGCCGCCATCGATCAAGCGCTGGCGCGCGCCGGATGTTTCCGTGAGCAATTGCTGTAAACACGCCGCCAAATCACGAGCGTCACCCACATCGACCAGCAAACCGTTTTCACCGTCGGTGATCAATTCACAGGCCCCCTTGGTGCGCGTGGCGATCACCGGAACGCCGTGCGCCCAGGCCTCGAGAATGACATTGCCGAGTGGTTCATGGCGCGACGGGCACATGAACACCTCCGCCAGCGCGTAATAGGGTGTCACGTCCTTCTGCCAGCCGGGCCAGATCACACGCGCCTCCATTTTGAGTTCGCGGGCGTGACGTTGCAGCGAGGATCGCAATGGTCCGTCGCCGACGATCAAGAGGTATAGCGGTCGATCCGATCCCGCAATTGATCGATGCTTGAATAGTTGAACAAAGGCGGACAGCAGGTCCTCGAACCCCTTGTTGGGATGGAAGCGTCCCATGCCCAGCACCACGCGGGCGTTTTCGGGCAGCTCCAACTTGTGGTGCAGCGCCGCCAGGGTGTCGTGATTCACCGGCGCCGGCGGATCGACGAAATTGCCGATCTGAAAGACGCGATTCGACGGCAGGCCGCTGCGCAGCAGGTAATCGCACAAGTCGCGGGTGTTGCCGATCCAGGCATGTGCGTGGCGGTAGCCCTTGAGATTGTAATAACCGCCCAGCCGGGCGATGTGCACGGGTGCGCGGCCTGTCGGCAAGCGCGTCAGGCGGGTGGCGCGGCCCATGTAGGTCTGCACGATCTGCGGCGTCAGTTCCTGGATGCGGCGGCGCAATTGAAACGCCGACCACAAATCCCACACGCTGCGCATGCCGATGTGCAGTTGCCGCACGCCGGCCGGCAATTCCCCGCGCAGCTCGCTTGCCGCCGGCAGCACGGCGGTGACCGGCTGGCCGCGTTCTGCGAGCGCCGCCGACAGGCGGCAGTAGAACCGCTCGGCGCCTCCCCAGTGCCGGCTGCCGATGACGTGGAAGCTGTGTAGGGTCATGGCGCGGGCATCGACTTCCGGCGCCACGAAATGACCTGCGCCGCCACGGCCTCCGGCGTGAGGAGTTTCAAATCCCGAGCCGGCGCACACAGCCACTGCGCCCGGTCGCCCCACGGATGATAACGTTCCGGCTGGCCGGGGCCGAACAGCGTCAATGTCGGCGTCCCCACCGCCGCGGCCAGGTGGCCGGGACCGGAGTCGTTGCCGATGAAATACGCCGCGCGTTCCAGCACCGCCGCGGCCTGCAACAATGAGGTCTCCCCGGCCAGGTTCACGGCCGGCAGCGGCGAGGATCGCGTCAGCGCCGCCGCCAGCGCGAAGTCCTTCGGTCCCCCGCAGGCGATCACGGCGTCGAATTGATCGCAAAGCCGCGCCAGCAATTCCTGAAAGTGCGTCAGAGGCCAAATCTTGCCGGGCCAGTTGGCGCCCGGCGCGCAGGCCAGCCAGCGCGTGCCCGGCAATCGCGCCAGCATCCGCGCCGCTTGCGCCCGTTCATCATCGCTCAACCACACCCGCGTCGCCGGCGGAGAGCCTCGCGACAGCGGTTGCACGACGGCCAGATGGCGCAACACCGCGTGCCCGCCGACGCGCGGGCTGTTCAGGCGCGTGCAGCGGCGCCCGGCGCGCAGCAGCCAGGCCAGCACCTCCGTGCGCAGGTCCACCGCGACGTCGTATCGCCGCCGCCGGAGCCGGCGCACCAGCGCCAGACGGCCCGCCCAGCCCCGGCGCTTGTGCAACACGAACAATTCCCCCAGCCAGGGGCAATGTTGGAACAACCCGGCGGAGCGCGGATCGGCGACGATATCGATGCGATGATTCGGCAAGGCGTCATGCAACACCTGCAAAGCCGGAATGGTGAGGATCGCGTCCCCGATGTTGCTCAAGGTGATGAATAAATTCCGCGGCATCAGGCGACCCAGCCGTAGATTGACAGCGCCACGACTCCGGCGGCGTTTAAGATCACGCCCTCGCGTTCCAACCGCAGACGCTGGGTTTGATCGGGGCCGGACTCGCGGCGCGGGCTGATGCCGCCGCGCGCGTTGATTACGCGATGCCAGGGCACGTCGCTGCCCGGCGGCAGCGCATGCAGGGCGTAGCCCACGTGGCGCGAGTAACGCGGCAGTCCGGCCAGCCGCGCAATCTGGCCGTAGGTCGCCACGCGGCCGGCGGGAACGCGGCGCACGACCTTGTAGAAACGCGCATACAGATCTGAGCGCGGCGGGCTCATAACCAATCGCGGAGCCGGTAGTAGGCCACGGCCAGCGCATGCAGCGGCCCGCGCAATAATTTACCGCCCGGGAGATCGCGATGCGGCAGTTTGGCGAGGAAATCGAAACGCCCGGCGGTGCCCGCGACCGCCCCGGCCAGCAGCTGCCCGCCGAGGACCGCCATGGCCGCGCCCTGACTGGCGCAGCCGTGCGCAAAGTACACGCGGGGATGCAATCGACCGAAACGCGGCGCGCAGTTTGTGGCCAGGTCCACCGCGCCGCCCCACGTATGTTCCTGCCGGACACCCTGCAGTTGCGGGAACACCCGCAACATCCGCCGGCGCAGACTCGCGGCCAGCTGTTGCGGCGTCGGCGCAAGCCTCCCGATTGAACCGCCGAACAGCAGCCGCCAGTCCGCCGA
Protein-coding regions in this window:
- a CDS encoding glycosyltransferase family 9 protein, with amino-acid sequence MTASNRVLIIKLGALGDVIMATAFLDRIRAAHAGDEIDVLTSPPYADIFRRFEGLRVRAVPRHGLLNALRTVFWMRGRRFRRLYDLQSSDRTAILCALSGVPERVGNLPHYPYTHHPADRYTGQCHIFERMQAVLAAAGLPADDRRPSLPCLPAERDHVRQWLRDHRLLGRSYAVMHAGSSPQWPAKRWPYYPALAYALSRRGIETVWAGARPDAALNTQLTAQTGVDATNEFNFAELAELGRQARFAVTNDSGPMHILAAAGIPVYAFFGPTSWWRSHAVGQRGRVLYNPSPCQACGRADRATAVDHTCLPGIMVDEVLQRLQQEKLCPEVS
- a CDS encoding glycosyltransferase codes for the protein MAPEVDARAMTLHSFHVIGSRHWGGAERFYCRLSAALAERGQPVTAVLPAASELRGELPAGVRQLHIGMRSVWDLWSAFQLRRRIQELTPQIVQTYMGRATRLTRLPTGRAPVHIARLGGYYNLKGYRHAHAWIGNTRDLCDYLLRSGLPSNRVFQIGNFVDPPAPVNHDTLAALHHKLELPENARVVLGMGRFHPNKGFEDLLSAFVQLFKHRSIAGSDRPLYLLIVGDGPLRSSLQRHARELKMEARVIWPGWQKDVTPYYALAEVFMCPSRHEPLGNVILEAWAHGVPVIATRTKGACELITDGENGLLVDVGDARDLAACLQQLLTETSGARQRLIDGGHKTLALKHGREAIVTAYLDLYQRLLGSL
- a CDS encoding glycosyltransferase family 9 protein is translated as MPRNLFITLSNIGDAILTIPALQVLHDALPNHRIDIVADPRSAGLFQHCPWLGELFVLHKRRGWAGRLALVRRLRRRRYDVAVDLRTEVLAWLLRAGRRCTRLNSPRVGGHAVLRHLAVVQPLSRGSPPATRVWLSDDERAQAARMLARLPGTRWLACAPGANWPGKIWPLTHFQELLARLCDQFDAVIACGGPKDFALAAALTRSSPLPAVNLAGETSLLQAAAVLERAAYFIGNDSGPGHLAAAVGTPTLTLFGPGQPERYHPWGDRAQWLCAPARDLKLLTPEAVAAQVISWRRKSMPAP
- a CDS encoding MGMT family protein, yielding MSPPRSDLYARFYKVVRRVPAGRVATYGQIARLAGLPRYSRHVGYALHALPPGSDVPWHRVINARGGISPRRESGPDQTQRLRLEREGVILNAAGVVALSIYGWVA